The window GAGCGCCCAGGGTGGCGATGGCGAAGCCGTGCTCGGCCGCCAGGAGCGTGTGCCCGACTGCGTCGGAACGCGCGCCGTCGCTGCCGCAATCGGTCACGAACGGCCGGCCGTGGTGGGCGCGAATGCGCTTCACAATTCGTTTCACCACTTCGGGACGAAGGTGCGTCGTGTTGCCGCGCTCGCCCACCTGAACCTTCGCAGCGACCAGATCGTTGTCGGAAATGAGGCGCGAAAAGCCCGCGGCGTCGAAGATCTGCTCGAGCTTCTCGAGCAGCCCGCCGCCCTGAGTGGCTCGCCGCTGGGCAAAGAAGACAGGCGCTCCCATGTAAAGCAGTGTAACACGCCCGGCCGGTTTGCGGGCCCGCCACGGTTGCGAAATACGGCGATTTGTGGCCGAATACCGGGCATGGACCACGCAACCGGGCGCCTCAACGCGGATGAGCGCAAGGCGCAGATCCTGCGCTGCGCGACGAAGGTCTTCGCGAAGTCCAACTACCGCGTCGCGGGCATAGCCGAGATCGCCAAGGAAGCGGGCATCTCCGAGCCGACCGTGTACAAGTACTTCCCGTCCAAGAAGCAGTTGTTCCTGGAGATCCTCCAGAAGGTCGGCGAGGTGACGTTGCGGCAGTGGCAGGATCTCGCGGCTTCCGAACCGGACGCGACGTCCGCGCTCAAGAAGATCGCCAAGACGCAGTTCGAGGCGACCATCAGCCGGCCCGAGCTGCTCAAGGTCCAGTTCCAGGCCCTGTCCGAGTCCGACGACGAGGAGATCCGCGGGTTGCTGCGGGACAACTTCGCGTCGTACGTCGCCTTCCTGGTCGAGACCGTGCGCCTCGGCCAAAGCCAGGGTCGCATCGACCAGGGCGTCGACGTCGGCGCCATGGCCTGGAACATCCTGGCCATCGGTTTCACCCTCAATCTCACGTCGCTGCTGGAGCTGTCCCACGAGCTGTCATTCGAGAAACTCGAGAAGATCGGCGACATGCTGCTCTTCGCGGCTTCGCCGGCCACGCGTGCGAGTTCCGGAGTCTAGAGCAATGGAAATCAAGAAGGTCGGGGTCATCGGCGGCGGCGCAATGGGCGCCGGCATCGCCCACGTGGCGGCCCTTGCGGGGCTGAGCGTCGTCATCAAGGAAATCGACCAGGGGCTTGCCGACAAGGGCGTCAAGACCGCCCGCGACGCCTTCGACCGCCGCGTCGCCAAGGGCACCATGGAAGCCGCCGACGCCGAGGCCGGCAAGGCGCGCTTGTCCGGCACCGCCGACTACGCATCGCTCTCCGACGTGGACCTGGTGATCGAGGCGGTGATAGAGAAGCTCGACCTCAAGAAGACCGTCTTCGCCGAACTCGACCGCGTGACGCCTCCCCACGCCATCCTGGCTTCCAACACCAGCGCGCTGCCCATCACCGAACTCGGGCGCGCCACGGGCCGCGCCGCCCTGGTCGGCGGCCTGCACTTCTTCAACCCCGCCCAGACGATGAAGCTCGTGGAGGTCATCCGCGGCGCCGACACGTCCGACGCGACCACCCGGGCGCTGCTGGAGTTCTGCAAGACCATATCCAAGCGCCCCGTGCTGATCAACCGCGACACGGCCGGCTTCCTGGTCAATCGCCTGCTGCTGCGCTACTTCGACGAGGCTGCCATGGCCCTCCAGGAGAATGGCGCCGCCGCCGCCAGGACCATCGACGAACTCATGGTCGCGGGCGGCTTCCCCATGGGGCCGTTCACGCTGGGCGATATGGTCGGCAACGAGGTCATCAAGTACGTCATCGACACCCTCCACGCGGCATTCCCCGACCGCTTCCCGGTCCCCACGCTGCTCGTCCGGATGGCCGAGGAGGGTCGCTGGGGCCAGAAGAAGGGCGCCGGCTTCTATACCTACGCCGAAGGCAGCGATCCGGATTGGCTCGATCGCACGATCGAGGAGATCCGCAAGGCCGAAGGTTTGCAGCCGAGCAAGCTCTCGTTCGAGCGCTTCATCCGGGCGATGATCGACGAGGCCGAGCGCATGATCGCCGAAGGACTGGTCGCCCGCGAGGACGTGGACATCGCGATGCAACTGGGCACCGGCATGAAGCTGGGGCCCCTGGCCATCGCAGACAGCCTCGCGGCAGGGGCGGGCGCCGGCTCCTGACCCCGGGGATCCGTCCTCGAACCGTTACGGAACCATTTCGCGAGCCCCCCTCGAACCATGGGGCGGTCGGAGGCTATCTTCGACCCGCAAGGGGGTGCCCATGGCTGCCAAGGTGATGACCGAACTGACCGTCTCGTCGCTCGTCCGCGAGCTTTCGCTCTACCGGGAGCACGTCGTCGAGGTCGACACGTACCTCCGCTCCCTGGTGCTGGGCGGCTTCATCGGCACCGGCGACGCCGAGGCCGTGCAGGAGGCGCTCCAGGGCTTCGGTACGGCTTGACTCATGGCGCGGCTCAAACGGCCTGGCGCCTCTCTGGCGCAGGCACGGAGGCCTGCGCCACCGATGCAGCGGGTGGGGCCGGCCTCTGTGCCGGCCGCTATGCCGGAGCGCGGTCATGCGAGGGCCGCGATCAGACCAGCCCCCAGAAGCGGATCGCCTGCTCGGCGTACATCAGCCAGTCGCCTCGGGTGGTGTCGATCTCCAGCGTCGGCAGGAGGCTCTGGCGCGCCATGGCCAGCATCGCCTTCTGCTGGGCGACGTAGTGGGCGACCACCCGCCGGTCCACCTCCTCGCGGGGCATCGTCGCCGTGCGGGACGCGATGCGCTCGTCGAGGTAGTCGTTCCAGAGCTGGTTGCGCTCCCGGCGCGTCGTGGCGATGCGCTCCGGGAAGGCCGCGTCGTCGAGCACGCAGACCACCAGTTTCGCGCCCAGGAAGCGGAGCACCTCGTCGACCGACCGGTAGGCCGCGAAGCGCCCTTCGTTGAACATCGCGGCGTGCGTCAGGTGGAACCGCTCCAGCAGGAACGCCAGGGCGAGTTCCGCGTGATCGCCCCGGCCGAACTTGCTCTCGGAGAACGTGCGGTTGAGGCCGCCCACGATGTCGGTGATGCGCGTGAGCAAGAGCAGGGAGGCCTCGAGATCCTTGACCTCCAGGTGCTCGATGGCGCGCTCGGTGTAGGTCTCGGGGAGCGCCAGTTTCGCCTCCCGCGAGACGAAGGCCGGATGGTCCTGCAGATGGCGGAACAAGGTCGATTTCCCCGTTCCGACCACCCCTTCGAGGATCAGGCCCGTGCTCATGGTTAAGCTTAACGAAAGATCAGGCCAAGACGGCCGGATAACGAGTGCATGCCCCATAAGCTATACCCGTTCGCGCTCGCCCTGACCCTCGGTCTGGCGGCATGCGGCGCGCCGCCCCAGACGGCGACCCGCCTGGGCGCAAGCGTGAGCCCGGCGCAGTCCGAGCGCATCCTCAGCGAATCCGAGCACGAGCGGTACGCGGCGCGGGACACCGACGAACTCACCGACGATCCGTTGAGCGAGGAAGGCTTGTGGCCCTCGCCGCCGCCCGGCGATCTCGGCAATTTCGGCGAGGTCAACGATCGCCTGTTCCGCGGCGCACGCCCCACCGAGAAGGGCATGCAGATGCTCAAGGAGAAGGGCGTCTCGCTGATCGTAAACCTCGAAAACGACAAGAAGGCGGTCACGACCGAACGCCTCCTGGCCCAGAAGTACGGTATCGGCTTCAAGAGCATCCCGATGGGGATCTTCCTGCCTCCCAAGCTAGCAAAGATCGACGAGTTCCTGGCCCTGGCGCAGAATCCGGCCAGCGGCAAGATCTACTTCCACTGCATGCAAGGCCGCGACCGTACCGGCACGATGGCTTTCTGCTACCGCGTCAAGGCGGATCGCTGGACCACCGACAAGGCCTACGCGGAGATGAAGAGCTACCACTTCCACAAGTACCTGCTCGGGCTGAATGCCTTCGTGCACTGGTACGGGGCCAAGTACGGCCCGGGAAGCGCCGCGTCAGCGCCCAAACAGCCCGAACCAGCCGCGCTTGCGGCCTTCTAGCTCGGCACTCAGCGCCTCCACGCGCTGCTGGTAGAGGTTGATCAGGGCGTCGCGTTGCGCGACCGCCTTCTGGAGATCGCCCACCTTCCGGATGAGGGCGCGGATCTCGCGGGGATCCAGGACGCCGATCGGCGAGTCCAGTCTCCGCCTGAGGGTGACGATGCCGGCGTCGCGCAGGTCGCGTTCGGACCACTCCATAGGGCTAGTACCTCCGGCTCCCAGTTTCCCCGCCGTAGTCGATCCGCGCAGTGATCAAGCCCCGACCCCCACGTGGGAGGGGGTCGGGGCATGTCTCGGGAAGGGAAGGGGGCCCGTCCCTGTGCGAAGGACGGGGATCGAGAAGCGAAAGTTCCGGGTATTGACAGCCTATAAAGCAAGCGGGAGAGTGAGTGCAGATGGCGGAGCCAGGAATCCGGACCGGCGAGGCCCCGAAGGGCGCCCCCGAGACCGCGCGGATCGCGCCCCAGGGCGGATGGCGCAAGGCCATCACGGCGCCCCTGCACATGCTCACGGGTATCCTGACGCCGCGCTACCAGAGCACCTTCGAGCCGTCGCAGGCGCAGGCGCCGGCACAGCCCAAGCCTTCGCTGTGGAACCGCTTCACCGGGTTCGTCGGCGGGATGAAGGATTCGGTCGTCAACACCTTCTCCGCGGCCGCCACGTCGGTCAAGGAAAAGGGCCTCCTGGGCGCGGCCGGCGATCTCCTTGGCCGCGCGTGGGACGGCGTCAAGGACCTGGGCTCCAGCATCGTCTCGGGCTTCAGTAACATCGTCTCGACGGTGACCGGGGCGGTCGCGAAGGTCTTCGAGGCCTTCACCAAGCACCAACGCGACGTGGAACTCAAGGCCGAGGAAGTGCGGCGCGACGAGAACAAGCGCGAAGAGCGGCGCCTGGTGGCCAAGACCGACGAGGCCAGGCAACTCGAGGACACCGCCGCCCGGGCCAAGGCCGTGGCCCGCGCCCTGCAGTTCCAGGCGCAGCAGGGCCTCATCGACAAGATCACCGAGTCCGGCCCGCACATCCAGATCGACAACGCCGCCCTCGAGCGGCAGAAGCAGCGGGAGAAGGCCCAGAAGGCCCTGTAGCCCGGGCTGCCGTATCTGGCTCCGATCAGGGCAGGAAGGCCCAGGCCAGCAGGGCGGGCAGCGCCAGCAGCGCCGCGATGCCCGAGCGCGCTCCCATGCGGATCGCCGCCGCCCGGCTGCGATCCGCCCAGGAGGCCAGGCTCTCCCTGACGGCGGCCTCGGCCGCCTCGGCCAGGCCTTCCGAACCCGCGGCGGCGGCTTCCAGCGAGCGGGAAAAGCGGCGTAGCTCGGGAGAGCCGGTGCGGCTCGCGAGGCCGGCGGCCGCCAGGTGCGGAGGCGTCCCGCTCCGCAGCTCGTGCAGGAACGACAGGAACAGACGCCGCGCCTCGGGCCGCGTACCGGGCCCCAGGGCCACCGCGCCGATGGCGGACTCCAGCCCGAGGCCGACGGCCAGGAGGCAGGTCGCCAGCGTCAGGACACGGTTGATGCCGGCCAGGCTCTCGGGCCGCTCGGTCGGATCCGCCGGCGATCCGCCAGGCGCTCCGGGATCGAGGCCGAGCCGCAGTTCGAGGTGCCGGCGCTTGCGGCGCGCGCGCCGCGCGACCCACCAGGCGCCGGCCGCTGCCAGGGCCGCGCCGGCGAGGGTGCCCGCTTCCAGCCAGGGCCGATCGGCCCGGCCGAAACCGAGATTTAGCAATTCCAGGGCGCAGGCCAGCAACGCCGCTTGCCAGACCCCCAGGAGGCGGGACGGCATCGCGGCGCCCGCACGCTGCTCCGCATAGCGGGCGAGCAGGCCCTGGAACGCGCGGAGGCCCGGCACCAGGGCCTGGCCGATCGTGGCCCGGTGCGCGAAGACGTGGGCCAGGAGGCGCGCCTGGTCGTTCGGGATGCGGCGGGCGAAGGCGGCCAGGGCTTGCTCGATCGTGGCGTGATCGCGCAGCGCGGAAGCGATCCGGCGAAACTCGCTCCTGATCGGCCATGGGCCGCGATCGGCGACCATGTCCACCGCCCCGAAGAACGAG of the Candidatus Tanganyikabacteria bacterium genome contains:
- a CDS encoding dual specificity protein phosphatase family protein, translated to MPHKLYPFALALTLGLAACGAPPQTATRLGASVSPAQSERILSESEHERYAARDTDELTDDPLSEEGLWPSPPPGDLGNFGEVNDRLFRGARPTEKGMQMLKEKGVSLIVNLENDKKAVTTERLLAQKYGIGFKSIPMGIFLPPKLAKIDEFLALAQNPASGKIYFHCMQGRDRTGTMAFCYRVKADRWTTDKAYAEMKSYHFHKYLLGLNAFVHWYGAKYGPGSAASAPKQPEPAALAAF
- a CDS encoding type II secretion system F family protein — encoded protein: MDATVFLVASGLAMGILALLPDRGLLAARARMRALETAGPGLVPAGDARLRRVLQRRVARATRRFRSEALSLAFRTAGWLALTGAALTALWAAFATATANVGPARAAAVCLFAAVTTAAAAGAWLALRRALVARQIPETLDRIAGHLAAANSFFGAVDMVADRGPWPIRSEFRRIASALRDHATIEQALAAFARRIPNDQARLLAHVFAHRATIGQALVPGLRAFQGLLARYAEQRAGAAMPSRLLGVWQAALLACALELLNLGFGRADRPWLEAGTLAGAALAAAGAWWVARRARRKRRHLELRLGLDPGAPGGSPADPTERPESLAGINRVLTLATCLLAVGLGLESAIGAVALGPGTRPEARRLFLSFLHELRSGTPPHLAAAGLASRTGSPELRRFSRSLEAAAAGSEGLAEAAEAAVRESLASWADRSRAAAIRMGARSGIAALLALPALLAWAFLP
- a CDS encoding 3-hydroxybutyryl-CoA dehydrogenase, giving the protein MEIKKVGVIGGGAMGAGIAHVAALAGLSVVIKEIDQGLADKGVKTARDAFDRRVAKGTMEAADAEAGKARLSGTADYASLSDVDLVIEAVIEKLDLKKTVFAELDRVTPPHAILASNTSALPITELGRATGRAALVGGLHFFNPAQTMKLVEVIRGADTSDATTRALLEFCKTISKRPVLINRDTAGFLVNRLLLRYFDEAAMALQENGAAAARTIDELMVAGGFPMGPFTLGDMVGNEVIKYVIDTLHAAFPDRFPVPTLLVRMAEEGRWGQKKGAGFYTYAEGSDPDWLDRTIEEIRKAEGLQPSKLSFERFIRAMIDEAERMIAEGLVAREDVDIAMQLGTGMKLGPLAIADSLAAGAGAGS
- a CDS encoding TetR/AcrR family transcriptional regulator, yielding MDHATGRLNADERKAQILRCATKVFAKSNYRVAGIAEIAKEAGISEPTVYKYFPSKKQLFLEILQKVGEVTLRQWQDLAASEPDATSALKKIAKTQFEATISRPELLKVQFQALSESDDEEIRGLLRDNFASYVAFLVETVRLGQSQGRIDQGVDVGAMAWNILAIGFTLNLTSLLELSHELSFEKLEKIGDMLLFAASPATRASSGV